The DNA window aacatgacttttttcttaggaacatagagtatatatagttatatactaatgggtttcaaatcccacatttgaaaagaaaaaaaatatcaggtcTCGTTCTGGTTCGtccgggtcatgggtcgacccgcTGGGTTGCCAAGGTTTGATCGGGCTGTTGCCCCAGCCGGTCTTTTaataaacccggaccggtctagCCACCAggttgacccgccgggccgggccgagtttaataacattgattCCTAGTGGTAGGAATAGGATACCTAATGTTCGTATCTTTTGGTAATTTCCCCTGTTCCCAACCACAAATACTTGATTTTGTGTTTCGTAAATGTCAACAATTACTTGAACTCCACTTAACCAAAAATACCTAATCACTTAATTATCTCTTAACTActcttaaattctaaaaaatcactTATTCTTAAGATTATAGAATTTTAATAATACTAGAATTCCTGGGGACTCTAAATTTATATAGATCTAAATCCTAACTGACGTTGAATTTTAATAGCAAActtgtttagttttaaaaaatatcttaaactaCAATATCTAACACAATCTAGGACTGCAAGAGGAAACGTTTCGAATGAAGATCCAAATGGTAAGAGAAGAGTACTCCACCCTTGCACAAGTCTAGGACTGCAAGAAATTAAGCAGAGGAGAGAACTTGTGAGGAAAATACGTGTCCAGATCTGGGTTGATCCGAAACTTGTAAAGGAAGGAAATCAAGATCCAACGGATAAGAGAAGGCTACTACAAACAGCTGTGTGGGACTGGGAGGGTTCTCACAACTCACAAGTATCAAAAGGGTTTTTGGCTCGGCAGCTCAAGACTCGGAGCCAAGCCCCCAGGAGAGAACATCATGGAATGTGAAACACAagaaacttttttaaataatattagcgTCTTTTATGGGAATACACACAATTacattttcttatataatttaaattaatatttttcctatgaaaactcttttttattatcatataattaaatatataaaaaaattaaaagtgccCATCATCACAAGGTTAAATATCTccacttgtatttattttttactttcatgttttattttttagttagcatcaacaacatttttttgatgatttactagcttattgaaaaaaaaattaaactcacacattaacttttaaattttcaattaatatttttttatattaaaaaatgttttcacgATACATACTAATTTTCtctcatgttaaaaattaattttaaaacaaccatctaggtggtggcctagtagtaagagcttgggaccaagaggtttgctccctctgtggtttcaggttcgagacggccactggaggcttacatggtcgttaacttcagggcccgtgagattagtcgaggtacgcgcaagctagcccgaacacccacgttaaactaaaaaaaaatgtaaaacgGGTAATTGACTAGTTTTTTATACGGTGAAAAGAGTGTTAAATTCGTCCttgattttcctttttggtggctttctgttttttttgtttttttttttaattcggcgGCCTTTTCCTTTCTCACATGGTCAAGTCAATTGGAAGctgtgtgataattaaattcTCTAATGCACAGTAACCTAAGAACAACTCAAGGGACGTggcaaaagaaaagtaaaaaataaaaaaaatattattttaatttttcaatgtttatttCATGTGCTCTAAGTGTACtgctaaataaaatatctaaatgccttttctcttcaaataaaTGGTACTTCTATATATTTAGTCAAAACCAATAAAGTaaggtcaataaaaaaaaataaaccaattaaatactGTGTAGGAAaatgacattgatttttttttaaaaaaataaaacacttattcttacacttcaataaaattaatttttcaaataggttttttttattaaaatagacataacaaaaaaaattatatttatattatttaaaatactaatttatcaatttgactcttcaaaacaaaaacaaagagatgcTCTAAGATGTATATTTCCATTACCCATAGATCACAACCTTTAGTCATGTCTGACGCACATCCTCCACCATCGATTAGTTTGACCTTCGAGGAATCCAATGCTGCCCAATAAACGACTTTCACTGTCAAACAAATTACACGCGTTGTTTGGAAGTTTCCATCAATCCATGTCCATCAACACCCTTCTCGTAAACGCAGAAATAACACGCGATGTCTGGCTATAAATTTTTGCCCTCCAAAGCCACAGGTATCACAGCCTTTCTCTCTCCTATAAAAAATCCCCAGACAGAGAGAGGCATCCCCAAATTTTGCAATATGGGAAGTGAAGCTGAGATTCCTAGAAAGCCCAGGTTTTTATGCCTTCATGGATTTAGAACAAGCGGAGAAATTCTGAAGACACAAGTGCACAAGTGGCCTGAATCAGTGCTTCAAATGCTCGATCTTGTTTTTCTAGATGCCCCTTTTCCTAGCCAAGGAAAATCAGATGTGGAAGGAATCTTTGACCCTCCTTATTATGAGTGGTTCCAATTTAACAAGGTCCAAATCCTTATGCATCAACTGTATAAAGTtcaatgaaagaaatttgattttcGAATAATCTTTAtatctaaaaagataaatttatattgtttctctatggtttgattttGATACTCGGTTTGTTTTggtatatatttgtttttaatttgaagagatgTTTGGTGTGTTTTCTTCCAGGAATTCAGTGAATACACTAATtttgatgaatgccttgcttatATCGAGGATTTCATGATCAAGAACGGACCCTTCGATGGCCTGCTTGGTTTTTCTCAGGTGGGTGAAAAACTGTATTCTTTATCTGTTTCCACATATATAAAGATTCTATTTGGTTGCAGAGAAAATGCAGAAAACTGTGATGATTCTTGTTGTTTACATTTTACTCATGGCTAATTTAATATCTTCATGTAACTTATTCACTGGATGTGCATAAATGATACAGGGCGCAATTTTATCGTCTGGGCTTCCCGGATTGCAAGCGACGGTTAGTTGAAGttgctcattttttattttttaaattctaatttatttgttaCAGATGAGAGGCTTGAAACCCGACATCTCTAGGAAGGAGAATATGAATACAAGTCACTGGCAGCCTCTAGTTTATTAATAGAATTATAATAATGCTAGATGATTTATTGGGCTGTTTGCTGTTTCCTTTTGCAGGGTGTGGCTCTAACCAAAGTGCCCAAAATAAAGTTTCTGATAATAATTGGAGGAGCTATGTTTAAGTCACCATCTGTGGCTGAGAAAGCATATGATTCCCCAATTGAATGCCCATCCCTCCACCTTTTAGGTATCTTATCTCCATTTATTGTTTCTTTCTATCAGTATAGAGTTCCATATCTTTTGCCATTACTCCTTTAGCAGCATTGATATGTACTAATGAGGCATTTCGGGCTCGTTGTTTATAAATGAAACGGTTAACAATCATTGTGAAAAGAATACAAAACAAAGCTGTATATAATTGAATTCAGAAAGAACATATTTGCTAATGTCATCCTGCCTGTTTGTTGCAGGGGAGACGGACTTCTTGAAGCAATATGGTATGGAACTCTTGAAATGTTGCGTAGACCCTGTTGTGATTCATCATCCTAAGGGTCATACGATACCAAGACTTGGTGAGTACTGAAATGTGAATCACCCTTCTTTCTGTTTTGCTCTAACAGGAGGCTCAATGCATCTTGTGCTATTGTAATAAGGGATAGATCTCCGTCAATCATTAAATCTTAAGTGCATCCTTCACATGATTTGGATCTAAAATCTTCAAGTGTAAATCCCAAGTCTTAATTGCTGATGAGGGACCCAACAACTCCTTTATCTCTCGTGTTTCTGCGTGTTGCTTATTGCATTTCTATCATTGTTATTTACTAACAGGCaattatttctcttcttctttcagaTGAAAAGGGTTCGGAAACCATGCTGAGCTTCATTGACAGAATTCAAAACATGTTACTAGACAAGTAGATAATGGTGGTGCTTATTTAGCGCACCATCGATTCACTTTAAGCGGATCAATAGTGTATGATGGCTAGCCAGAGCTAGTAGTGATATTAATCCAGTGCcaccatgtatttttttaatgcaattttaCAGTTTCCGCCCCATTCATGCTCTTATTGTTGTTTCTATCTGCTGCCTTACAGGCGCTTTCTTCTGAGTGAGCCTGTGTACTGGTATTTTATGAATCCAAGTCATTATTTTCCAGACGATGATGCAGAGTTTGTATTGGTAGCTTGATAAGTAAAGTGGCTTTATCTGAATCCATTAGTTTCTGTTTGCAAAGCGAGCCCGCTCGCCATTCAATTTTACACAAGCCATGTTCTCTGACAGAATCCACTTATAtaagtaaaataattagttttaccAGTTGTCTCTGACAGAATCCACTTATACAagtaaaattattagttttaacaGATGTTCGGGTTGTTTTCAGACTTGTTAAATCAACTGAGTCtcattaaaacatttttttatcttatttaattttaaatctgaactgaaaaaaaaatcttattaaaaggTTTCAGGTTGATTCATTTTACTaggtttaataaaaatgataaatggtTTATTATGgctcaagggttttttttacatttttttttattcatttaacttgggttgatttgttatttttactagttatttgggctgtttttttttacattttttaaatctattatttaatccttgttgttttttaattttatattttgattttaaattttattttttataggttttagtCTCTACAtgttgagagagaaaagaaaattatcaaaaaatattgaagaaaaaaaatactcagaGATACGACATTTCATGAGTAAAAAAGTTAATCATAGTGTtaataagtttgtttttttttttttaagaaaagctCAATGTAGGTGGTGGTGTCCTTTGATTATATCGGAAAAAAGTAGATtaaaatccttaatttttttttaacttgtttaattttcattttttaatagagatcaaatatcATTTTGGAGTTGAAAATGGATCTGAAAGTTTATTGGATGTTTCtaaatgaatttctttttttaaaaaatagtttttgaactCGAAAAACTTGGGCtctaattttttgataattaaaagtCCAGCTTGCGATAATAAATGActtatcatttattaaaaataaaaaaaacttgagtagaaaaaacaaacttattaGCCCAGTAttgcatgattttttataaaaaatttctcttatttcttatttgtttaactctatatatttttttgatatcttaattaataccttatctcttttcttgttgtttttttaaatgtttggtttatctttttttttaatagtaattggtagtttttttaatttcataatgatttaaacgaaatattttaatttatcttttatttttattttttagaaataaattaaatttacattgtatatttataaaaataaaaattatttgctcttaaaattaatatataagataaaaaatataaaaatatttaaaataaaaaaacatttgaggtTAAATATTGGCATGTATatctatttatcttttgtttttattaaaaacattagccttttattttaatatttaattaatattaacaaatttatttttaatttattaatccatatatttttaatttattaaaatacaacatctttattttctcaataaaaaaagttataagaaaaaaaatccatactaCCAATAAGTTCTTCAATTACCCTAGAAATGAACTTTTAATTCTATCCACAgcactaggaaaaaaaaacattcgcAAGcactggtttttttaatttagatttgtttttagcctttcataaatattttttaaaaaattatttttttttattttaaattaatattttttaatatttttaaatcattttaatacactaatattaaaaataattttttaaaaataaaaaaaatattattttaatatacttttaaataaaatatattttaaaaacaaccacaattaaACTATAGCCCGGCGTGCTAACGATCGAAGTAAAATACATTGCTAAAGCCTAAAAGGATCAATTCCATCAGGGAATTCTAGAAGAATCATGTGGGCAGCGGGCAATAACGATGACGATGGTGATTCGAAAGAGTAGCAGTAGAGCAATGACATGCTTATTTCTATCTCAATTACCTCCCACGCTCTCTCACCATAACCACTCCTTTTCCATTTACAAATCCTGTCGCTCTCTCTCTAAAACTCCCTCGGTAACTTAGCGCTCGCTCCCTCTCTCAAACCGGCACATCTCTACATAACTAACTAACACAGCCTTTAATCAcactccttttttttgtttgttgtttgtttattaGGATTTTCTAGGTTCAATCTGGTGTCCCACAGTCTGTGCAGCTCCTACAATTCGTTCATTTAGTTCAAAATTCAGCGAATCCAGCACCACCGCAAGAATGCAAAATCCAGAGTCCATATCATACCTAACTCAGCGAGAAGCTGCTGAAGTCGATGAGATTCTCATGGGCCCGCTCGGCTTCAGCGTCGATCAGTTGATGGTCACTCTCAATCTTtatctcgatttttttttatcattgttattattattattcacagactcaatttttcattttgctgcttgtttttcttttaggaATTGGCTGGATTGAGTGTTGCTACTTCAATAGCCGAGGTATTGccgaatttttattatttctatgaaATCgagtttataaataaaattgttattaacCTTTATTATTATGAATCAAAGGTGTATAAACCTAGCGAATACAGTCGTGTTCTTGCAATCTGCGGTCCAGGGAATAATGGCGGTGATGGTTTAGTGGCAGCTCGTCACTTGCATCATTTTGGATACAAACCATCCGTTTGTTATCCAAAACGGACTCAAAAACCTCTTTATAATGGTCTTGTTACTCAGGTAAAGCATTCATCTGGTCTCGAATTGAACTGTTTAAATTATAGTAAAACATTGGAGTCCCATTacgatgttgttttttttttggtagttgGAATCACTGTCAGTCCCTTTCCTTTCAGTGGAGGATTTGCCTGTGGATTTGCCTGAAGATTTTGACATTCTAGTAGATGCAATGTTCGGGTTCTCATTCCATGGTAATTACTTGTCTCAGTGCAAACTTTGTCGTGATTTTTCTATGACTGTATATACATATAAGTGTCTCAACAACTCGAGATTATTGTTATACATTCTTTATGTGAAGTATATTAAGATTGTATGCTAATGCTTGATATGCAAAATGCTGTAGCAATACTGAAATGTAGTTCTTTTCAAGTTGCTATAGTTTGgtttatttttcctttgataTTCTATGTACTTGAGCAGCCTAGAGTGACTCTGCAAATTCAGAGGTGGaagtagaaaatataaattgaggGCTGGCATAAAAATGTGAATGACgaacatgaaattaataaaattaaacaaggatCAAAGAGAAAATATGCTAGTTTTGGTGTACCATCAAATGCACTCCTCATATGAAACATCACGAAGTACATTTTTGGTTGGAGGGTAAAGGGGATAAAAATTACCTTTGTAGGGAGGAAAACTTTTAATGGAGGTTAAAATATAACTCAAAAAAGGGGTTAAATGTTAAACTTGTGTGGAGAGGGGTAAATAAATTTTGAGGGGGGGTGTTTTAGGTTTTGTGccattccctctttttttttcacatatatAATTCAACACTATTATATTCCTTTTTTCATCTCCTTCTATTTTACAccaaaattttaagttatttaattttttactattctatgtaatttaaaatttgattttatctttttgggGAC is part of the Populus trichocarpa isolate Nisqually-1 chromosome 2, P.trichocarpa_v4.1, whole genome shotgun sequence genome and encodes:
- the LOC7461807 gene encoding uncharacterized protein LOC7461807, whose translation is MSGYKFLPSKATGITAFLSPIKNPQTERGIPKFCNMGSEAEIPRKPRFLCLHGFRTSGEILKTQVHKWPESVLQMLDLVFLDAPFPSQGKSDVEGIFDPPYYEWFQFNKEFSEYTNFDECLAYIEDFMIKNGPFDGLLGFSQGAILSSGLPGLQATGVALTKVPKIKFLIIIGGAMFKSPSVAEKAYDSPIECPSLHLLGETDFLKQYGMELLKCCVDPVVIHHPKGHTIPRLDEKGSETMLSFIDRIQNMLLDK